In the genome of Ureibacillus sp. FSL W7-1570, the window AAGATGAAAGAGAATATGATTTTCAAGAAATGAAACTGGAACGATTTCATCACTTACGAGACTTTTTCCTTCAATGTACCGTTGCCGTTGTTGTTCTATTAATGATCTTGTTTGTAAGTAATCAAGTGGAGTTGGGCGTCTTTAGTCATTTATGGATTGCGGCTTTTATTCTTGTTGTCTTTCCAGTAATGGAGGCCTTCACACCAATCCCAAAAGCAATAACTGATTTAACGAATTATGATACATCTTTAAAACGTATTCAACAAGTAGAACATACCGGTGTTGATTTACAAGAAACTGATTCAAAGTATTTACAACAGTTGAAAGTTCAATACCATTTTACTGTATCCTTTGAAGATGTGTACTTTCGTTATATAGAGGATTCAAAAATGGTGTTAAAGGGATTGAATTTACAAATTTGCCAAGGGGAAAAAATTGCAATTCTCGGAAAAAGTGGAGCGGGAAAGAGTACTATTGCAAAACTGTTGCTCGGTTCTGTCATACCAACAAATGGTGCAGTAAAAATCAATGATATTAAAACTTATAATATAGCCCGAGATATTCACGAATGGGTTTCTGTATTACATCAAAAACCTCATTTGTTTAATTCAACGGTGATGAATAATATTCGCCTTGGAAACATTCATGCGTCGGATGAAGAGGTGAAGGAAGTGGCTAAACAAGTACAGCTTCACGATTATATCGAGTCCCTTCCAAATGGTTATAATACAAAAATTCAAGAATTAGGGGAGCGTTTTTCTGGAGGAGAACGTCAACGAATAGCTTTAGCACGAATATTGTTGCAAAAAACGCCGATTGTGATTTTAGATGAACCGACCGTCGGATTAGATTCGATTACCGAAAGGAAATTGCTTGATACAATCTTTAAAAGTTTGGAAGGAAAAACGATAATTTTTATTACCCATCATTTAATCGGTGTAGAATTAATGGACCGGGTCATTTTTATTGAAGACGGTAATATAGAAATGGAAGGTTCTCATGGAGAGTTGTTGCAATCAGCAGAAAGATATAAAGCTTTATACAAAATGGACCGTCCCTTTAATATTTCGTGATTTATTAAAAGGGAAAGAATCACAATACTAAAATAAGAGTATCATCCCTCTATTGATTAGATGGAAGATACTCTTTAATTCACAATATTTTTCAACAAATTAAAGGCTTAGTTCATTTGGAGAACTAGGTCCTTTTTTGTAGTGATCATTACCTCAATGGTTGTACCGCTAGATGCAAAAATTAACGTTAAGATTTTACATTAATCCGTTTGCTTCTTTCCAATCAAGGAATTCTTCATATGTGCATTGTTTATCTAAAATGGAGCCATCTTCTTGAATTTCAATGACACGGTTCGCGATCGTTTGAATAAATTGATGGTCGTGGGATGTGAAAATCATAGCTCCTTTAAATGCGATTAAGCCATTGTTCAATGCTTGAATCGATTCCAAGTCTAAATGGTTCGTTGGTTCGTCTAACAATAGTACGTTTGCATTGGAAAGCATCATTTTTGCTAACATACAACGAACTTTCTCTCCACCTGATAATACAGAAGGGGATTTTTTCACTTCTTCGCCAGAGAAGAGCATGCGACCTAAGAAACCGCGTAGGAACGTTTCTGTCTCATCTTCTGGAGAATATTGACGTAACCAATCAACTAATGTTTTTTCGTTTCCTTCAAAATATTTCGAGTTATCCATAGGGAAGTAGGATTGACTTGTTGTCACTCCCCATTTGAAAGTTCCACTATCCGCTTCTCTTTCTTCCATTAAAATATCGAGCAATGCCGATTTTGCTAACGGATTTCCTAATAAAACGATTTTATCGTCGCGATTCATTGTGAATCGAATATCTTTAAATAGCACTTCACCATCTTGAGTAGTTGTTAAGCCATCGACAGTTAAACAATCATTCCCAATTTCTCGGCCGATTTGGAAGTTGACATATGGATATTTACGGCTAGAAGGTTTAATGTCATCCAATTGAATTTTTTCCAACATTTTTTTGCGGCTCGTTGCTTGTTTCGATTTTGAAGCATTCGCAGAGAAACGGAAAGCATCACGAGCTTCAAAGTGACTCGCATCGATGGCGACATGTTCATCATTTAGAAAGCCTTCCAACATCGCTGTTTTGATGAGTGTATCGTTCATTTTATCTAGCACATCTGATTCACTAATGACTTGAATCATGCGTGAATAAGAGCTTTCAGATGGTACGACATCAGACACAAGGAATCCACAGTCGAAACGAAATAAAGGATCATGGACCAAACGTTTGACTAATCCTTCATTGTTGGAATTCGTTCGACAATACGAATAATCAGCGATTGAATCATTGCACCATCATTCAATTCACGTGGTGCACCTTTCAATGTCTTTTTAGAAAACAATTGAAAAATAGGTTGAATGTCAATCACACTAAAAATGGCATCATAACGATGGGAACTTTCCATTTCTAATAATTGATGGATGTCAAAAAGAGAAATTTGTTTTACAATAGTCATAGGGTACTCACCTCTTTCGTATGGTTTGTTTGGTTACTTACCATTATAACGAAATTTGGGGAGGTACCCATTTTTTATTGTCTTGAATCCCTTGAAAATCAAGGGGTGAGAATTATGAAATTAACTCTACTAACAGTCTTTTTACAATATTCTTCCCAATAGTTGTCTTCATCTCCCCAAATCTCATGTAACCAAATGTACATTAGAATAATTTCAAGTTGTTGCTTCTTCCCTCTCATAAATGGTTTTTTTGAAATTTTTGTGTAAAGCGAATTTAAGTTAAATAAATTTGTTTTTTGTTTATAATCATAAAAATAAGGCTTCCATTCTTCATTAGATTTAATCTTATGTTTTGTCGGCCAGAGAGAATCATTATCAAAAAATCTCGAAGCATAATCTGTAGCAAAAGCCCAAATATTTACTTTATATTTATTCCAAGTATTTTCCAGCCAATCATTGATGTCATCTGAAATAAATACTGAAGGTTTATTTATTTCTTTTTCACTTTGAATTCTGTGATAATCCCTAATAAAGCGAAACAGCATTTCGGTTTGATCTTTTAAAAAAGGATTTTTTTTGATAAGTTGAGCATAACAATCATATGAACAACTCCTAAATTCATCATCTGTATGATATAAAAGAAAGAGCGGTTCCTTTTTTAAAAAGCTTATTATTGAACGATGTATATGCTTATCATAATTATCATAAATATTAACCAACCAATCTTGAATATCTTTATCATACATTTCTAATTGATTCTTAAATTTTAATAAACGTTCCTCCTGTAGAATGGTCTGCTCATTCATTTTATTAATATCCAAATATTGATTAAAATACTCGAAAATATAATTTACGCAAATTTGCATATTTTCCAATCTTGCTTCTATATCAAACTCATTAATTTTGTCTTCCCGCTTTCTTTTTGCAATGTATTCTTCAATGGACAACAATTTAATTCACCTTCTATTTTTTATAATTCATTAATATTAAATACAGGAAATAAAAATAGCTTTTTATACTATACTTTCATACTTAGGTTCTTTGTCAAATGGTGTTGGTGAATAAATTTTAGTGACATTATTTGGTAATATGTAATCGGATGGCTTAGGGGAAATTCGAGGTTCCCCTAAGCTGTTTTTATTTTCGCTAAGTTTTGGGTAATGAATATTCGGTTTCTAAAGTGATAGAAGGATCGATAACCGAAAGAAATGCGTTTAATCACTTTGATTTTGTTATTAATCCCCTCTAAAATGCCGTTGTTATAATCATATTTCAACGTATTCTCCACGTAATTGATGTATTTGTTGATTGTCTTGATGGCGGTTTTCATATAGCTGGAAACGATATTTTGTTTATTCTCTAATGTTTTCTTTAGGAGCTCAAAGTCTTTGATTTTTATGCAATGTTGCACGTATTGATATAACTCATAGGACGCTTTTAATTCAGAATCTAAATCAATGAGATAGTGGAGAATCTCCACCTCACACATATGCTTTTTAAAGCAACGATGATATTTATAGTTCTTATAATCAAGTTTTGTTTGATCTTTCAGAAGGAGCTTCCAGTATTTTTTTAATTTATTGTAATTCTTTTTATCCCGATTCATGACGTTGATGCGCGTTTTGTTTAAAGCTCTGCTAAATAGTTGGAGGATATGGAATTTGTCGAGTACGATTTCCGCTTTAGGGAAAACTTCGTGGATTAAGGAAATATAAGGGCTGTACATATCGATGACAATCGTTTTTACCGCATCTCTCGCCTTCTTGGAATACCGTAAGAAATACTCTTTGAGGACATGTAATCTCCGGTCCTCCACGATATCCACAATCTCCCCCGTTTCAGAGTCGCAGAAAATAAAGGACATCGCTCCAGCTGCGGATTTCACTGATTTAAACTCATCAAAACACAAATGCTTTGGAAGGTAGTGAACATTTGGTTGATAATAGCTATAAAAGCTGTCAATGACACGACTGACAGTGGCATGAGAAACATTATGTTTCATCGCAATATCTTTTTCGGATATTTTATCTTTGGCGTTTAAAGCAATCGCTACTTTAGTATTGTTGGAAATACAACAGTTTTTAGCCACGACGCTCGTTTTTAAAGTAAACGTGGAATGACAATGTTTACAGAAATAACGCTGTTTACGCAATTTTAAGTAGGTATGAAAACCTGAAATGCTAGGCATTTTAATGAGAGACGTTTTAAAACCGTGTTTAATGATTTGAACATCAAAGACATGTCCACAAGCATAACAAGCTTTTGGTTGGTAAGTTAATTGGCCATAAAAGACTTTTGATTGGACCCCTTTAATGAGTTCTTCTGCACAAAAATTTTCATCAAATGTGATATTTTTGTCTTTTATATTGAGTAGGTTTCGTATAGAATGATGGTGAGACATGTGACACAACTCCTTTGGAAAATGTGTTTTGGCGATTACATTTTACCAGAGTTTTGTCACTGTCTCATTTTTTTTTGTTCAAAAAAATTGGTGCTGGTTTATACTCACCAACACCAAATATTATAGAGCCCATACTTATAGAGATTTTATGATAAAAGAAAAAGGCCAAAACCTTGATACATCAAGTGTTTTGACCTTAGGTGATTTTTATTAATTTAATTGTATGGAGACGGCGGGAGTCGAACCCGCGTCCAGAAACTCCAACACTTAAGCATCTACGCGTGTAGTTTGTCTATTGGGATTTCGCGTTGCATTCTGCCGACAAACAGGCGTCCTGCACGCTAGCTTGTTGAGTCTCTTGCCAGTGCCCCAAGCAAGGCACTCGCCGTAGCCCACTCAAGATGAACCCTAATGCAGCCACATGGGCGATGGCTGATTAGAGTGCCTTAGCAAATTAAGCAGCTAAAGCGTAAGATTGTTTGTTGCCAGTTATTTTTAACTGCCGTTGATCACGGAGACGAGCCCTCCGACGCGCAGCTCAAGCTTGAACCATTCCTGTCGAATCCGTAACGTCCCCTTCATAGTATACTACAAAAGGACTACGGTCATTTGAGAACGTCCAAACTGGCTGTCTTCGATTATCATTATACTTTAATCCTAAACTATTTGCAAGTATCCGGGACAAGTTTTTAGTATATTCCTTTGATAAATATCACTTTTTTGATTAAGACGTAAATCAATCCTATTGGTTTTTCAATTTCAATGCGCGTTCCATTTCGCGTTTTGCTTCTTTCTTCCGCTCATCGGCGCGTTTATCATATTTTTTCTTCCCTTTTCCGAGGCCGATCAACAATTTCGCGTAACCGTCTTTGATATAGATTTTCAGCGGTACAATCGTATAGCCGTCCCGTTTTACCGCACCGGCCAGTTCGGCAATTTCCTTTTTATGTAGAAGCAGTTTCCGCACCCTTAATGGATCATGGTTGAAGCGGTTTCCCTGTTCATAAGGGCTGATGTGCATGTTGTGGATCCACGCTTCCCCGTTCCGGATTAATACGAAGGAATCTTTCAATTGCACGCGGCCAGCACGGATGGATTTGATTTCGGTTCCTTGCAACACCATGCCGGCTTCAAAAGTCTTTTCAATAAAATAATCATGGGTCGCTTTTTTGTTTTGGGCAATGACTTTTCCTGTTCCTTTTGGCATCTTTTACACCTCTCTAAACACACAATAAAAGGCTGCATGAAATACTTTATTTCCATTTTAAAGTATTTTCACAACAGCCTCTAGTATAATTCTTCGACAGCTGTTTGTCGATTCATCGACTACTTTCTTTTCTTCTTTTTCCCTTTTTTGGCGACGCCTTCGTAAAATTTCTCTTTCTTCTTGCCTTTTCTGCCGCGCTCTTCTTCCTCTTTATCTTTCCGTTTTCTTTGCTTCCGTTCCGCCTGGATCACTTTCGGGGCCTCTCTTCGAACTTTGTGGAAGGATTTGACCATATCCACAATTTCAAAGTCGATGGAGGATTCGTCCAAATTCACATTGGCAACCCGGACCTTCACTTCATCCCCAATGCGGAAGATGCGTCCGGTATATTCCCCGACCATGATCATCTGGCGTTCATCGAAGTGATAGTAGTCATCGGTCAAATTCGTAATGTGGACGAGCCCTTCGATTGTATTCGGCAGCTCGACGAAAATGCCGAAGTTCGTTACAGAAGAAACAATGCCCACAAATTCTTCGCCGATTTTGTCGGACATGTATTGGGCTTTCTTCAGCGATTCCACATCCCGTTCGGCATCCACCGCTCTCCGTTCACATTCAGACGTATGGTCGGCGATTTCATCCATCACTTGCGCCCATTTGAAAATCGTCTGTTTCGAAACATCGCCTTCAAATAAATAAGTACGGATCAACCGGTGCACAATCAAGTCCGGATAACGGCGGATTGGCGAAGTGAAATGGGTATAAAAGTCCGTTGATAACCCGAAGTGGCCAATGGATTCCGGATAATATCTCGCCTGTTGCAACGAACGAAGGAGCATTGTCGAAATAACCGGCTCTTCCGGCAAACCTTTAATGGATTCAAGAATTTCCTGCAAGGCTTTCGGATGGACGGAATTTCCTGTCCCTTTCACAATCAACCCAAAGTTAGTAATGAATTCAAAGAAGCGTTGCAATTTTTCCGGTTTCGGATCTTCGTGGATACGGTAAAGGAATGGCACTTCCATCCAATGGAAATGTTCCGCCACCGTTTCATTGGCGCAAAGCATGAATTCCTCGATGATGCGTTCGGCAATCGTGCGCTCCCTTAGCACCACGTCGATTGGCCACCCTTCTTCATTCACCACGATTTTCGCTTCTTCAAAGTCAAAATCGATGGCGCCGCGGTTCATGCGTTTTTTGCGCAAAATGAGGGCCAATTCCTTCATTTCCTTGAACATCGGAACAAGCGGTTTATAGCGTTCAATGAGCGCTTCGTTTTCCTCTTCCAATATTTTATATACATCGGAATAGGTCATCCGTTCCGTTGTCCGGATCACGCTCGGGAAGATTTCATGCTCAATGACGTTCCCGTTTTGGTCGATAATCATTTCACAGGAAATCGTCAAGCGGTCCACTTGGGGATTCAAAGAGCATATTCCGTTTGATAACCGGTGGGGGATCATTGGAATCACGCGGTCCGCCAAGTAAACGCTCGTTCCGCGTTTATAGGCTTCTTTATCGAGCAAAGAGCCTTCTTTCACATAGTAACTTACATCGGCAATGTGAACACCCAATTTATATGTGCCATCTTCATTTTTCGTCACCGTCACCGCATCGTCCAAGTCTTTCGCATCTGCGCCGTCAATCGTCACAATCGTTTCATTTCGTAAATCCCGGCGTCCCACCAAATCTTCTTCCGCAATCACATCCGGCACTTTTGCCGCTTCTTTCAGCACCTCTTCCGGAAATTCCGGCGGGATATCATGTTGAAAAATGATGGATAAAATATCCACACCCGGATCGTTTTTATGCCCTAAAATTTTGATGATGACGCCCGTTGCCGATTTGATTTCGCTCGGCCAGTTCGTCACTTCCACAACCACTTTATGGCCGTCCACAGCGCCCAGCGAATCTTCCTTGGCAACGAAAATATCCATGTTCAACCGTTTATCGTCCGGCACGACAAAGCCGAAGCCGCGATTGGCCTGGTATGTGCCGACAAAGGTTGTTTTGGAACGCTCCACCACTTTGATGATGGTGCCTTCCCGCTTCTCGCCGGAAGATTCTTTCAATACGCGCACTAAAACAATGTCCCCGTTCAATGCGCCATTGACTTCGTGCGGCGGGATGAAAATGTCATCCAACCCTTCTTCCTCTGGTGTGACAAATCCGAAGCCCTTTGAGTGGCCGATAAATTTTCCCCGGAGCAGGTTCATCCGTTCCGGCAAGCCGTAGCGGTTCGAGCGGGAACGGACGATGTACCCCTGATCTTCCATGCGGACAAGGGCTTTGACCAATTCTTTGAATTCATCGGCCGTTTCAATGCCGAGCACCTCTTCCAGTTCATCCACTTTAAGCGGCTTATAATCTTCTTCCTTCATTAAATTTAAAATTCTTTGCTCAAGCTCAGTATGTTGTGCCATCACAATCCCTCCTTTATTCAAACCTTCACTGATCTTCCCAGTCCAGGCTTTCCAAAAATTCGTAAATCACTTCATGCAATTGTTGTTTTTCTTTGTCCAAAGTAATGACATGACTCGATTCTTCAAACCAAACCAGTTTTTTATTCAAGGATTCCACATTCTCATAGATAATATGAGCAGAATTCGGGTCAATAATTTCATCATGTCTTGATTGAATGACGAGAATCGGTGCATATACTAAGTCGAGATCGTTTCGGACTTCCTGGACGAACTGCTGCAAATCCGCCAAACCCGGCATGCCCTTTTGGCGGATCGCTTCAATTTCTTCGGTGATTTGCTGTTCCGATTTCCCTTCATATTTTTTATATTCTTTGGCATATTTGATGACGCCTTTAAACATCATGTCCGTCGTTCTCATCGTCATTGGGGAGCACATCGTAATGACACCTTTCAGAGGGACGTTCATGGCAAGTTTTAATGACAAAACGCCTCCCAGGGACAATCCGGCAACCGCAATTTGCTCATATCCTTTTTCCTTCAAGGTTTCATAAGCTTTTACGACATCTTCCCACCATTCTTTCGGCCCTGTTTTGATGAGTTCTTCCGGCGGTACACCATGGCCACGGTAATGGGGCGCATAACTTGTATAGCCTTTTTTTTCAAGAAAGCGGCCGAGCATCCGAACATCCGCGGAACTTCCGGTAAACCCGTGAAGCAGGAGCACCGCGCGCTTTCCTGCAGGGAAAAAGAAGGGTTGCTGTTCTTTTTTCTTCATAAGTTCCTCCAACAATTGTATGTCAACATTCCTTCATTTATTTTTGTGCCCATTATTTTCGTGAATATACAAATTTTCTCTCTCCATTATAAATGAAAAAGCCTAACCATGCTTGGTTAGACTTTTATTTTATCCATTAAAACTTGATAACCAACAATGTTAAAATGAAAAACAATACCGCAAGAACAATGGTTGTTCTATGTAAAATCAAATCGATTCCTCTAGCTTTCGTTTTACCGAATAGTTGTTCAGCTCCACCAGAGATGGCACCTGATAAGCCTGCACTTTTACCAGATTGCAATAATACCACGGCGATTAAAGCAAGAGATACAAGAATTAATAATACCAACAATACAGTATGCAATAGTCCCACCTCCTGAACCATAACTTCCTTTAGTATAGCAAAAACCCATTTCCGTTACAATCTTTGTAAAAAAAATGAAATATTATTTATGTATATTATTTTATCCGGATGCTTCCTTGTATATAATCAAAAAGTTCTATTTTTTCAGAATTTTATTGATTTTGTTTTACTATTTTCATAAAATATATTTCACTCAACATTTTTAGGTAGTAAGAGAGGGATTTTGATGAACACGTTTCAAAAAATAGGGAAATTTGCAGGCGATACTTTTGCATTATGGGTATTATTGGCTGCGGGTCTCGCCATGTGGATTCCCGAATATTTCACTTGGATTTCCCCATGGATCACAACATTGCTTGGAATTGTCATGTTCGGCATGGGGATGACGTTAAAATTGGAAGATTTTAAATTGGTCTTATTGCAGCCTAAAGGGGTTATCATCGGCATTATCGGACAATTTACCATCATGCCATTCCTTGCTTTTGTCTTGGCGAAACTTTTCCAGCTTCCACCTGAAATTGCGGTTGGCGTGATTTTGGTCGGTTGCTGTCCAGGGGGAACGGCATCAAACGTCATGACGTTCTTGGCAAAAGGGAATACGGCGTTATCCGTAACCATTACTTCCTGTACCACATTGCTTGCCCCAATCGTGACACCTGCATTGATTTACTTTTTGGCGAGCGAATGGCTGCCGGTTTCTTTCATGGCCATGTTCCTTTCAGTGGTAAAAGTCGTGTTGATTCCGATTGTTTTAGGGATTCTTGCGCAAATCTTCTTTAAACCGGTTGTTGAAAAAAGTATCGATATTTTGCCAACAATTTCCGTTACTGCGATTGTATTAATTGTTGCAGCCGTCGTTAGCGGTAGCCGTGATAAAATTATCGAATCTGGTTTATTGATTTTGGCGATCGTTATTTTACATAACGGATTGGGTTATGCAATCGGCTATTTGGCAGCGAAAGTGTTTCGCTTGGATTATGAAGATAAAAAGGCGGTGGCCATCGAAGTGGGTATGCAAAACTCCGGATTGGGTGCAAGTTTGGCAGCAACCCATTTCGATCCGGTTTCTGCCGTGCCAAGCGCCATCTTCAGCTTCTGGCACAATATTTCCGGCCCAATTTTGGCAACGTATTGGGCGAAGAGGGCAAGCAAGCGGAAAGTGGCGCAGGGTGATTGATTTTTATTCTAGTAAATCAAGGCGTAACTTGTGAGGTTGCGCCTTTTTTATTTTTGTGCAAAATGGCGCATATTTATTGCATTCCCTTTACAAAAAGTGCTGTTGTTGTTTTTAAATTTTGATTTTCGGGTCGATTTTCCGCTCAAAATTTTATTTTCAGGTAAAATATTCCAATTCTTTATCAATTGTTTTATTATTTGGCTGAAGGAGGTGAAGAGTTGCTTCTGCTGGATCGAAAAACGCCGAAAAGCATTCTGATTTTAGAAGCGCTTTTGCGCAGGTTGGATTCCAACGATCGGGACTTTTCCTACTTCCAAGACTACTTGACCCGGCTGAAGTTCGGGCACGAAGGGGAGCATCGGGTGGACCGGGAATGGTTTGAAATGCCCTATTTGAACGAGCATTTTTTGTTTTTTAATTATGAAATTGAAAATGAATTAGGCTTCTCGCATCAGATTGACACTTTATTGCTGACAAAGCACTTTCTGTTGATTTTGGAGGTTAAGAACATTGCTGGGCGGATTGATTATGACGAACAGAAGCATCAATTGATCCGCACCCGTCCCACAGGTACAGAAGATACTTTGACGAATCCTTTTGATCAGCTGCATCGCCATGAAGAATTGTTTCATCGGATTTTATCGAAATGGAAGTTCTCTTTGCCGATTGAGAAGGCGGTTGTCATGGCCAATCCCGCCACCATTATCGGAAATGTCCCAAAGTCCCCACCAATCTTTCATGCAAGCGGTTTGCGATCGTTCATTAAAAAATGTTTGGTTCGGCATGAAAGTCAGCTCACAACGGGCCAATTGGACAAGTTGGCAAAGCAGCTTTTGTCGCGGGCTGTATCCCGCAATTTTGATTTGAATATCAGCGTGGATCGCATTCGAAAAGGCGTGCTTTGCGAGAAATGCAATTATGCTGTGGCGATGACTTACGGCAGAGGGATTTGGACTTGCCCTAAATGCGGATTTGAAAGCAGGGATGCGTTGCTGCGGGCACTGGATGACTATCGGTTATTGATTAGCGAGCGGATTACGAATCGGGAGTTTAGGGAGTTTTTTAATGTGGATTCCGGAGATGCTGCACAAAAAATATTGACCAGACTTAATCTTGTAGCGGTCGGAAATAACAGGGGGAGATATTATATAATTCCTGACAATTTATTAAGTAGGTGAATTGTTTTTAGGCGCATTTCTAAATTCAGAAATGCCCTTTTCTTTTTATTAAGCCCTTGTTGTGGAGGATTTCTTCGCTCTCAGTTGCTTATTTTTTCGCGTTGGCGGATTTCCCCCTTCTTTGTGGCTTATTTTTTCTCACTGGCGGATTTCTTCCTTGCTTTGGCGGATTTTTATCTTAGTATGGCGGATTCCTCTCGGGTTTTGGCGGATTTCTCCCCCCTTTGTGGCTTATTTTTTCTCACTGGCGAATTTCTTCCTTGCTTTGGCGGATTTTTATCTTAGTATGGCGGATTCCTCTCGGGTTTTGGCGGGTTTCTTCCCTCTTTGTGGCTTATTATTTCGCTCTGGCGGATTTAGTCATTACTTTGGCGGATTTTTTTATTAGTATGGCGGATTCCTCTCGAGTTTTGGCGAATTTCTTCCCTCTTTGTGGCTTATTTTTTCGCGTTGGCGGATTTCTTCCTTGCTTTGGCGGATTTTTATCTTAGTATGGCGGATTCCTCTCGGGTTTTGGCGGATTTCTCCCCCCTTTGTGGCTTATTTTTTCTCACTGGCGAATTTCTTCCTTGCTTTGGCGGATTTTTATCTTAGTATGGCGGATTCCTCTCGGGTTTTGGCGGGTTTCTTCCCTCTTTGTGGCTTATTATTTCGCTCTGGCGGATTTAGTCATTACTTTGGCGGATTTTTTTATTAGTAT includes:
- a CDS encoding nuclease-related domain-containing protein, with protein sequence MLLLDRKTPKSILILEALLRRLDSNDRDFSYFQDYLTRLKFGHEGEHRVDREWFEMPYLNEHFLFFNYEIENELGFSHQIDTLLLTKHFLLILEVKNIAGRIDYDEQKHQLIRTRPTGTEDTLTNPFDQLHRHEELFHRILSKWKFSLPIEKAVVMANPATIIGNVPKSPPIFHASGLRSFIKKCLVRHESQLTTGQLDKLAKQLLSRAVSRNFDLNISVDRIRKGVLCEKCNYAVAMTYGRGIWTCPKCGFESRDALLRALDDYRLLISERITNREFREFFNVDSGDAAQKILTRLNLVAVGNNRGRYYIIPDNLLSR